A part of Aegilops tauschii subsp. strangulata cultivar AL8/78 chromosome 2, Aet v6.0, whole genome shotgun sequence genomic DNA contains:
- the LOC109782651 gene encoding flowering-promoting factor 1-like protein 5, producing the protein MAAGGVWVFKNGVMELEQEATSRKSLVYVPGNETMRSLEALERRLGSLGWERYYEDRAIVQLHKRGGVDLISLPRDFSRLRSTHMYDVVVKNREHFKVVDL; encoded by the coding sequence ATGGCGGCGGGGGGCGTGTGGGTGTTCAAGAACGGGGTGATGGAGCTGGAGCAGGAGGCGACGAGCAGGAAGTCGCTGGTGTACGTGCCGGGGAACGAGACGATGAGGTCGCTGGAGGCGCTGGAGCGGCGGCTGGGGTCGCTGGGGTGGGAGCGCTACTACGAGGACCGCGCCATCGTGCAGCTCCACAAGCGCGGCGGCGTCGACCTCATCTCCCTTCCCCGGGACTTCTCCCGGCTCCGCTCCACCCACATGTATGACGTCGTCGTCAAGAACCGCGAGCACTTCAAGGTCGTCGACCTCTAG